tttcacaagcttttgtttttgtttttttctgaaacataacccacatttgaattgagcacgttgtggaagaggtcgacgactagttatatatacaagaggagaatgtaaCCTTCCCGACGAtatctggttcggggccagtgcttagtttggaaccgggttttctgtttccactgacaaagagctggctctggggccagaaaaaccggttccaggctagcaccaactctctgctgggccagaggaaagaaccgcttacattagcgggggggcggagttgttaaaaccaacaacaataacaagaccgcgaaagatcgccatttttaagcgacgagaagccgcagctgtacaaacacgaagtcatccattattattattattattattgttgttgttgttgttgttgctgctgctgcttcttctgtgttgtttttgctttgctattcgcaccaaggtttaagcaaacgtagcgacgtaactgacgtatacaatgacataatgacgtatacagcgacgtaatgacgtggcaccgcgagctatggaaaagcaaattggttctcagctggctcgcaagttgaacgagttgtgaaccagcaccagcactggccccgaaccagccctggaactgatttggtggaaaaggggtatatgtgcaCATGCCTGCACACACAGCAGGGAGGGGACAGTCAAATGAAGTCAAGATACATGGATATGAAAAGATATATGAAgtgctgttttgtgtgtgtgtgtgtgtgtgtgtgtgtgtgtgtgtgtgtgtgtgtgtttctcacttGTTACATATGGGTGTATCTGCACCGTGTTCCAGCTGCTGTACTTTGTATTTGTAGGCCATGTTGAACagcaccctctgtagtatgctcatCTCTGCTACCTTACTCATCACATTCTTATAGATCCGGTCCATaatctcctacacacacacacacacacacacacacacacacacacacacacacacacacattaaacagATGATCAGGATTTACAGTAAACAAGGCAGAGAAATAGAGATAGCTAATTATTATGCAGAGTGAGTGCACTCAGAGgatatgatggtgtgtgtgtgtgtgtgtgtgtgtgtattgtcttACTGGGACAGCAGCAATCAGAGTGGGTTTGAGCACTGTACAGTCTCCCTTACAGCCTCGCTTTATCTTGctggactacacacacacacacacacacacacacacacacacacacacacacacacacacaccaagagagGGAGCACACTTCAGTAAGAATAGTGACTGTGTTACAGTCAGAAGGTAAACAGTGCGTCATTCCCACAGACAAACTGATTAGAAATAGAACCAAATCACTGAGTCATTTACAACTCAGTAAATAACACTAAGAGTTGTTTATAAACACAAGTGAATCACTCGACTCAGTGCGAACAGTCATGTTAATTTTTGTAAACTGTTAAACGTTTTTCTCTGATTAAATTTAGTTGTTAATGGAACAGAACCTCACAGTTTCTGCAGCTCACGTGTCACTGAAGCGAACGAGCTCTTTACATTTCTGAGGGTGTTGATGGACAGTTACACAGCTGCATTAATGACAGATTAATAATAAATTAGTGATGTGATGAATAAACACTGTGAGGATAAATTAGTGATGCTGTGTGATGACGTGAAGGAACTGAACACCACACTGAGGTTCATGAGGTACAGTGAAAACACTGACCAATGATAGACTTCAGCGGAAGAgaaagccgtgtgtgtgtgtgtgtgtgtttttacctggtctgagagtgtgtgtggtgATGAGTATCCGATCCGGCAGCCATGACTCAGACAGGAAATTTCGGCTGTCAGCTCCAGAACATGAGCCAGTGGAAGATAACCAATGTACGTGTCCTcaggcctacacacacacacacacacacacacacacacactgcacaaatgCTCAGAATCTTTCTTTCCACTATATTCACCCTTTTTACTTTTACGACTGTAAGCCTTCATCTTCAGCTGTTGGAGCTCATCCACCTCCCGGTCTGATGTTTGGTGCagctgctgagatgcttttctgctcatcacggttgtaatgAGTGATTATTtgtgttactatatccttcctggcagctccaaCCAATCTAGTCATTTTCTTCTGATCTCTCTTATAAACAAAGGTTAGGGGccatgctcaagggcccaacagtagcagcttggcagtgctggggttTGAACCCCCAACCTTCTGGTTAGTAACCCAGAGTATCCTTCTGTGTCTGTAGTAAACCCTGATTGTTAGTTGTTAAAATGGCCACTGTTTATAAATCTGAAACATTTAGACAATGCCCGATGTGAATgtacgtgctctgattggttggttGTGTTCTGTACTGTGATTGGCTGACCCAAGACCCGGGATTCTCTGGCACTGGCCAGCCATTCCTGCAATGAGGTTACTGTGGTGCATCATCACTCCTTTAGGACGACCCGTCGAGCCGCTAGTGTACATCACTACAGCGAGATCGGACGGAGAGGGAGCATCACACTGCACACTCgctgacaggcagacagacacacagacagaggttATATTAGTGAAGTTAGACTATTAGACAGATGGGCATGAGGGAATTTCTAATCTGTATATTTACAAATATTAATATTTAAGTGTTATTATGGTCATATTCACAGTTCTCAGGTTTGGCTCCAAGCTCCACCACTTCCTGTAAGCTGTGGATGCTGAGGAATTGTGGGTAATTTTTCACAGACACACCCCCACTGCCCACATAGATCACATGCTTCAGACCCACAACATCCGGCAACACCGCCTGGAAAACAAAGgtgcagtgtttgtgtgtgtgtgtgtgtgtgtgtgtgcgcgcgtgtgtgtgtgtgtgtgtgtaccttcagCTTGGTTTCTAGCAATTCCTTGCTCGTGATGAGGTGTGTGGCTCCACACTGGTTCAATCCGAATGCTACAGCATCTTCACCTAGCGTAGCGTAGAGTgtcaccactacacacacacacacacacacacaccatgtcaaAACAAAACTGCCAGATCACACATATACAGTAATCTAAAGTTAAAATAAGTTCCAAACGTatgcatgttgtgtgtgtgtgtgtgtgtgtgtgtgtgtgtgtgtgtgtgtgtgtgtgtctacaggCGTAGTTGAATCTGAAGCAGGCCAGTGCTGTGATCATCCACTCCTCTCTTGTCTCACAGAAGATGGCAATAGAGCTGCGTGGCCTTTGACCCAAAGCAGACAGGCCAACGCCCAGGAAGTTCACTTGATGATGGACTTCCTCATATGTCTTCCACTTATACTGACCCAGGActagctatacacacacacacacacacacacaccacagacacACACTGACTGAGTGAAAtcagttgattgattgattgattgattgattgattgattgattgattggacaGGTTGTATGATTACCTTCTGAAAGACTTTGCCATCGGGCTGTGTCTCATTTTCCTGTGAGAGGATTTCCCTGGTCCCTACACAGGGCGAGTGTGTAAATCTGTCCACTGCGTAACGGAACAGCTTATCCACCGTGTCCATGCCCTCAAACTCCCACTGTACCAGACCGTCCAAACACTGCACTGCTCGGTACGGCCCCTCAGGACTCCCTGACACACTACACGCTCTCACACGCTCAGCCATCAcgcgactacacacacacacacacacacacacagtgaaacacCTGCAGTGGATCCTCCAAAGCTATGTGTAGTCTAAATATTTATTCAGGACTGTTattagaaaaacacacacacacacacacacacacacagagttaaatTGATTACATTCCCTACTTAACCCTAACCATAGCCCTGTGTgtttcctgtttgttttatttttattttttttagctttgccatagtgagatatatatgtacatactttatggctgggaaaccactacagcttgctccaattacagtggccccattgtacctaacctgcatgtctttggactgggggggaaaccggagcacccggaagaaacccatgcagacacggggagaacatgcaaactccacacagaaaggccctcgtcagccaccgcgctcgaacccagaaccttcttgctgtgaggcgacagtgctaaccactacaccaccgtgccgcccgtatatgCGTTGTGATGTGTTTTATGATAGTCTGCAAAAATGCATCATTAATTAACCATCTGTGTCATTAACCAATCTCAGATCAGAAGGACTAGTCCATTGAACTCCTGAACCCGTCCTACACGTTGTAATGGAATTTTTAGTATAGCCCTGGATGTGTTTTAGGGGTTCATGACCTGTTCATGAACCCAGTATGTGTGTGAAATTATATTAAAAATATGTCTgaacaataatatatgcacctcaccacactactgtattaaacgtacattcacgtcaactactgcacagagctttataaatgatctcccagagttatcaactttgattgggtcactgtcagcccctgcagaactcgatcaggcaactgaatgcttagagtcaacattccgccatactttagataatgtagctcctctaaaaaggaaaatggtcagagacaaaaaaattagcaccctggtataatgatgacactcgcacattaaaacagaccactcgaaaattggaacgtaaatggcatcaaacaaaattggtagtgttcaaattagcgtggaaggagagcttcctgaagtatagaaaagctcttagtgctgcgagatcaacatatctctcctccctaatagaagataacaaaaataatcctagattcctatttaatactgtagcaaaattaaccaggaataagtccactatagacacatgcagacctgcagtatggagtagcaacgacttcatgaatttttttatgacaaaattgaaaatatctcatctcatctcattatctctagccgctttatccttctacagggttgcaggcaagctggagcccatcccagctgaccacgggcgaaaggcggggtacaccctggacaagtcgccaagtcaaaattgaaaatatctgacaaaaaattcaaactactaatttaaggtcagacaatgtaagtgaccctgtagttaacaatataactgtatcagatcagcaattagaatgttttactccccttaaagaaactgaattactttcattaatctctacatcaaaagcctcaacttgcgtactagatcccttacctacacgtctattcaaacagataatacctgaagtaattgaaccgcttctaaaaataataaattcttctcttacgattggctatgtacccaaatcctttaaactagctgtaagggccagttaagcaataataatttaagttaaaaacagttaaaatgaatgatgataatttaagaacatagaaaagagtttagaacatagaaaaagaacatagaaaagagttccaTGTTCTAAATCTTATGATGTGACATTACTAACTGTGTATACCTTAGTTTCGAGTCAGAACACAGTAAACATTGTatgagtttccactgttatgctgatgacacacagttgtatgtttctacaaaacctgatgagagacaccagcttaatagaactgaggaatgtgttaaggacattagacactggatgcttattaacttccttctgcttaactctgacgagactgaagtacttgtactcagatcacatgcagctagaagtaagttttctgattccacagtaactctggatggcctttctgttccttcacgtgcagcagtaaaagacctcggagtgattattgaccccagtctttcattcgaaactcacatttataacatcacccggatagctttctttcatctcagaaatattgctaagataagaaatttaatgtcactacatgatgcagaaaaactagtccatgctttcgttccctccaggttggattattgtaatgccttactgtctggatgttccaataagtgcataaacaagctccagttagttcaaaatgcagcagcaagagtccttactagaactagaaaatatgaccacatcacccctgtcttatccacactgcattggctcccaatcaaatttcgtattgattataaaatactactattgacctttaaagcactgaatgttctcgcaccacagtacctgagtgaacttctgctcctctatgacccgccacgcctacttagatcaaaaggtgcaggctatctgctggtacctcgtatagtgaaggctacatcagggggcggagccttttcttacaaagccccacagttatggaacagccttccaagtagtgttcgggaatcagacacagtctcagtgtttaaggctacgttcacactgcaggctgaagtgactcaaatccgatcttttcgcccatatgtgacctgtatccgatcttttattgacaatatgaacgagacagatccgattttttcaaatccgacccaggccgtttggatatgtggtgctaattccgattcctatccgctcttttcatatgtgacttcagtctgaactgccaggtcgcattcatccgacttacacgtcatcaacaagccacaaacgtcactattctgcgctgaagtaggcggcgggtctctcaaaaaagttacaacaacatggcgcataatcacgggcgcagatagagggtgggacgagtcatatttaaattcacctcgttcggtcccccccacttatagggaggaaaaaacgtctatgctgtctttctttgcataaggcaaacctcacggaaaaatcaaaagactaattaccattcggtttattgaggtgcacggcagtgtatacatagttgcaacaactcacataaaacaaaacaaagactgatattcggttggttgagctgcgcagactgcacaggttgcgagctcgagcttggttgctatggttactaacaacaagtttgacaggcatatcggggttggggttggtttgctggcagctttgtcccccccagttttttgtcccccccagttcaaaaaacgtatctgcgcccctgcgcatgacatcagtgcgagggacgcttcgggctgtgaaggttctgaatcttctcaatggaaggacgcagaggttagggagctgatttccatttggggggatgcagctattcaagctagattggatgagtcataccgcaaccgggcggttttacttccgtaaatactggccatgctcactgcatgtgacgtcgtcgtatcctgcagtgcgcatgcggaacacttttagcatccagccagagcagacctgcttgatccatcctggtgccctctgtctggtcggagttttatcgccccactcctgtgaaggacggccccatgaggacagttgagggttatacctgttaaaactgttaatattatagtcaggctgtctgttgtcgcccaaatgaggatgggttcccttttgagtctggttcctctcgaggtttcttcctcatgtcgtctgagggagtttttccttgccaccgtcgccgcaggcttgctcattggggatagattagggataaaattagctcatgttttaagtcgttcaaattctgtaaagctgctttgcgacaatgtttattgttaaaagcgctgtacaaataaacttgatttgattttgatttgatttgattttaggtcgcttttcgttcatactgaggatcacatacaagtcgcatatatttgttaatgtgaacgacctcacaaaaaaatcggatttcacaaaaaaatcggaattgagcattaagccttgcagtgtgaacgtagcgtaagtctcggctgaaaacatatctgtttagtcaagccttgtgttaatggtgtttatgaggtaaaggtgtagatctggaggatcctcagacagagtgttttggtaaactgggatgtatggatgctgtcagtccccactcgcttgctcactcgagtttgttgacggtgtagtggctgctgctttatgtcccggtgctccctcatgcctgtgttaccttctggctctccccttttagttatgctgtcatagttagttgccggagtccctgcttgcactcggcACAAAATGTATACCGTTCCTACTTCAtcaagtgacattgggcatacctaacaacctgtgttttctctctctctttctccccttccATCCCCccaactctgtctgtccctccgagttacatgtcaatcctgggattgagatgctgaacctcttctgctcctcggacctgccagatccatcctgatgttttatgtctgattggagtctcatcacattgctcctgtggacaacagccccatgtggacagttgaaagttgcacttggaagacgctctggactcttacagtgatgcttttatggctgaggactacagttgacttgctagctttaggactgcagttgtcatgaacagttttgcactcaagtttccatcaatgaacagtttataaccaacaaaatgacttcatgttaaaacttttaaaatgttatgatcacgctgtctgttatcacccaaataaggatgggttcccttttgagtctggttcctctcgaggtttctttctcatgtcgtctgagggagtttttccttgccaccgttgccacaggcttcatcattggggatagattagggataaaattagctcatgtttaaagtcattaaaattctgtgaccctgctttgggacaatgtctattgttaaaagtgctataaaaataaacttgacttaacttgaAATGTTTATTATGTTTAGGAAGAGGATTAGTGATAATGGCACCTGTCCTTGAGAAACCCCCAAAGGTTGGGAAAGATAAACAAATGGAACAGATCTGTTGACAAAGGACAACTCGTTTTATGGTAGGAGTTTAAATTCTTGCTCTTGATTGGGTTATGGTCTTTCTGTTAAAAGTTCCACAAGGATATAAAAAGCCATCATGAGGAAGGGGAGGCGCACGTGCCTGAAACTGTTTCTTTGTTCTGCATTTCTTTTGCGTTGAGAAACCAATAATAAAGATTCTTTTTCCCTGCTTGGATCCAAATGAGTGagcgtttttctttttttcaccacAACATCCTCCATGGAGAAGGTGGAGTCTGAGGACTCAGGGGGGAGCTTCATCCATATCTCTGACAGAGGTCACTGAGGCAGTCAAGAAGCTCCTcgatggcaaggcaccaggggtggatgagattcgcccCAAGTtgctgaaggctctggacattgttgggctgtcttggctgacacgcctcttcaatgTCACATGGAGGTCGGGTACAGTGcctgtggagtggcagaccggggtggtggttcCTCTTTTCAGAAAGGggtaccggagagtgtgctccaattataggggtatcacagtgctcagcctccccgggaaagtttattccagggtgctgCAAAGGAGGCTCTGACCGATTGTTGAATCTCAGATTCAGGATGAGCAATGTGGATTCCATCCTGGCCGTGGAatggtggaccagctctttaccctggcaGGGTTGTTGGAGGGATTCATGGGAATATGACCAGCcaatctacatgtgttttgtagatttggaaaaggcttatGACCGTGTCCCCCGGGGGCTCTTGTGGGGGGCACTGCAGGAGTATGGGGTATCAGGGCCATTGCTATGAGCTATCCGgtccttgtacaaccaaagtgtgAGCCGTGTCTGAATTCTCAGCACAAAGTCAAACATGTTCCTGGTGGGTGTTGGACTTCACCAAGACTACCCCTTGTCGCAGATCCagtttgtgatattcatggatgggacCTCAAGGCGCAACCGGGGTgaggagggtgtccagtttgggaacctcagaattgcatctctgctctttgcagatgatgtggttctgttggcttcttcagagtgTGATCTTCAGCAAGCACTGAGACGGTTTGCAGCTGagagtgaagtggctgggatgagagtcagcacctccaagtc
Above is a window of Neoarius graeffei isolate fNeoGra1 chromosome 28, fNeoGra1.pri, whole genome shotgun sequence DNA encoding:
- the acsl4b gene encoding long-chain-fatty-acid--CoA ligase 4b, with amino-acid sequence MAERVRACSVSGSPEGPYRAVQCLDGLVQWEFEGMDTVDKLFRYAVDRFTHSPCVGTREILSQENETQPDGKVFQKLVLGQYKWKTYEEVHHQVNFLGVGLSALGQRPRSSIAIFCETREEWMITALACFRFNYALVTLYATLGEDAVAFGLNQCGATHLITSKELLETKLKAVLPDVVGLKHVIYVGSGGVSVKNYPQFLSIHSLQEVVELGAKPENSSVQCDAPSPSDLAVVMYTSGSTGRPKGVMMHHSNLIAGMAGQCQRIPGLGPEDTYIGYLPLAHVLELTAEISCLSHGCRIGYSSPHTLSDQSSKIKRGCKGDCTVLKPTLIAAVPEIMDRIYKNVMSKVAEMSILQRVLFNMAYKYKVQQLEHGADTPICNKVVFKRVSMLLGGGVRLMLSGGAPLSPDTHHFIKVCFCPILIGYGLTETCGAGTISESSDYTTGRAGAPLICFELKLRDWPEGGYTSQDKPHPRGEILFGGPSIAMGYYGNETTEESREFWVDEAGQRWFCTGDVGEVHPDGCLQIVDRKKDLVKLQAGEYVSLAKVEVTLKNCPLIDNICVYANSNENYIISFVVPNQKQLTELANKNGIGGKWEELCNHATLEQEVLKSIKEVATMNKLQKFEVPVKVRLSSQAWTPETGLVTDAFKLKRKELQTHYKHDIERMYRAK